The Anopheles coluzzii chromosome 2, AcolN3, whole genome shotgun sequence genome window below encodes:
- the LOC120953611 gene encoding elongation factor-like GTPase 1 yields MVRVDLSKLTHLQKDASQVRNICILAHVDHGKTTLADSLIASNGIISTRLAGKLRYMDSRPDEQERQITMKSSSIALYFRHESNDAHSTGEEEYLVNLIDSPGHVDFSSEVSTAIRLCDGAIIVVDVVEGVCPQTRVCLQQAYNEQLSTVLLLNKIDRLVLEKRLEPAEAYHHLAQVLEQVNAVVGNLFATDVLAREQISTTADQTSALEEADDSFLYYTPQQGNVLFGSALDGWAFDLATFARLYHGKLEGVQDSGELLNALWGDYFYSPRKKAIEPGATEKGRKPLFVQLVLDNLWNIYGLVENRDEAKLRTISERCGVVQNVRDLKHADGRVPVRNLLAGWLPMERSLLGAVCRTVPNPTGISEMKAEKLLCSRLADFASYPAETQALKRDIMRCRADSERLIVFVSKMFPIEHGALAGAKDTLERLTKALSLTEPEDGGCDGEAEIFLAFARVYSGTLRRGSRVFVIGPKYDPRTMITTDDAGANPHLVEIEIDSLFLLMGRQLEPVDAVPAGNIVGIGGLQNVVLKTATLSNTRYCPPFVDLPLIATPILRVAVEPKDIQKMPQLVRGLKLLNQADACVEVRVQESGEHVLLTLGEVHLERCIKDLQETYAKIELNVSKPIVPFKETIVPFVPTSEDNPEEEIAKDREKDKTVTLQTPNRQCTIKLIAMPLSQEVVDLLNSNEPVLKAYIKAHEAKQPLPQALQDSISELRAGLTQLLPETVPFDRIWSFGPKKCGTNLLVNGTDFKHTAVWYENETTEQTADDPRAQYESSFLNGFQMASLAGPLCDEPMQGVCFLVERWELDVTIGVDLASVASHGPLSGQIMSAVKEGCKKAFQNQPQRLVHPMYSCNITVNSDVLGKLYAVIGRRHGRIQSADLIEGSGQFDVTAVIPVIESFNFATEIRKQTSGLAMPQLVFSHWETVEIDPHWVPSTEEEYLQYGEKADFTNVARVYMDAIRERKGLPVEKKLVEFAEKQRTLSKNK; encoded by the exons ATGGTGCGTGTGGACTTATCGAAGCTTACACACCTTCAGAAGGACGCGAGCCAGGTGCGTAATATCTGCATTCTGGCCCACGTGGACCACGGCAAAACCACGCTGGCAGATAGTTTGATCGCAAGCAATGGCATCATTTCCACGCGCTTGGCTGGCAAGCTGCGCTACATGGACAGCCGGCCAGACGAGCAGGAGCGTCAGATCACGATgaagagcagcagcattgCGCTGTACTTTCGGCACGAGTCGAACGACGCACACAGCACCGGCGAGGAAGAGTATTTGGTCAACTTGATCGATTCACCGGGCCACGTAGATTTCAGCAGCGAGGTGTCAACCGCCATCCGGCTTTGCGACGGGGCAATAATCGTGGTCGACGTTGTGGAAGGCGTTTGTCCGCAAACACGCGTCTGTCTGCAGCAAGCGTACAACGAGCAGCTTTCCACCGTGCTGCTGTTGAACAAAATCGACCGACTGGTGCTGGAAAAGCGGCTAGAACCGGCCGAAGCGTACCATCATCTTGCGCAGGTGCTGGAGCAAGTGAACGCCGTCGTAGGGAACCTGTTCGCGACGGATGTTTTGGCCCGGGAACAGATCAGTACGACGGCGGATCAAACATCCGCGCTGGAGGAGGCGGATGATTCCTTCCTGTACTACACACCGCAGCAGGGCAACGTGCTGTTTGGTTCGGCGCTCGATGGATGGGCTTTCGATTTGGCAACCTTCGCCCGGCTGTACCACGGTAAGCTGGAGGGCGTACAGGACAGTGGCGAGCTGTTGAACGCACTATGGGGAGACTATTTCTATTCACCGCGCAAGAAAGCGATAGAGCCCGGTGCCACGGAAAAGGGCCGCAAGCCGCTCTTCGTGCAGCTGGTCCTGGACAATCTGTGGAACATATACGGGTTGGTGGAAAACCGAGACGAAGCGAAGCTACGAACCATCTCGGAACGGTGCGGCGTGGTGCAGAATGTGCGCGACCTGAAGCACGCCGATGGACGGGTGCCGGTGAGGAACCTGTTGGCCGGCTGGCTGCCaatggaacgatcgctgcTGGGTGCGGTTTGCCGAACGGTCCCCAACCCGACCGGCATTAGCGAGATGAAGGCGGAAAAGCTGCTCTGCTCTCGGTTGGCCGACTTCGCGTCATATCCGGCGGAAACGCAAGCTCTCAAGCGTGACATTATGCGTTGCCGGGCGGACAGCGAACGGTTGATTGTGTTCGTTTCGAAAATGTTTCCTATCGAGCACGGTGCACTAGCGGGAGCGAAGGACACACTGGAACGTTTAACGAAGGCGCTCTCGCTCACCGAGCCTGAGGACGGTGGATGTGACGGGGAGGCGGAAATATTTCTGGCCTTTGCTAGAGTGTACAGCGGTACGCTGAGAAGAGGATCGCGCGTGTTCGTGATTGGACCCAAGTATGATCCACGTACGATGATCACGACGGACGATGCCGGTGCGAATCCACACCTGGTTGAGATCGAAATCGATAGTCTGTTCCTGCTGATGGGCCGTCAGCTCGAACCGGTCGATGCAGTGCCGGCCGGTAATATCGTTGGTATCGGAGGTCTGCAAAACGTGGTGTTGAAAACGGCTACGCTAAGCAACACCCGCTACTGTCCACCGTTTGTCGATCTTCCCCTGATAGCGACACCGATCCTGCGCGTGGCCGTTGAGCCGAAGGATATTCAAAAAATGCCCCAGCTAGTGCGTGGGCTTAAGCTGCTCAATCAAGCGGACGCTTGCGTGGAGGTGCGCGTGCAGGAAAGTGGTGAGCATGTGCTGTTAACGCTCGGCGAAGTGCATCTGGAACGGTGCATCAAGGATCTGCAGGAAACGTACGCAAAAATTGAGCTGAACGTGTCAAAACCGATCGTACCGTTTAAGGAAACAATCGTCCCGTTCGTACCGACGTCGGAGGATAATCCAGAGGAGGAAATAGCAAAGGATCGCGAGAAAGACAAAACGGTAACGCTTCAAACGCCAAACCGGCAGTGTACGATCAAGCTGATAGCAATGCCACTGTCGCAGGAGGTGGTCGACCTGCTAAACAGCAACGAACCGGTACTGAAAGCCTACATAAAGGCACACGAAGCGAAACAACCACTACCGCAGGCGCTGCAGGATTCGATCAGTGAGCTTCGGGCGGGGCTGACCCAGCTGCTGCCCGAAACGGTGCCGTTCGATCGAATTTGGTCCTTTGGGCCGAAAAAGTGTGGTACGAATTTGCTTGTAAACGGGACGGATTTCAAGCATACGGCCGTGTGGTACGAGAATGAGACGACCGAGCAGACGGCGGACGATCCACGCGCGCAGTACGAGTCGTCGTTTTTGAACGGGTTTCAAATGGCTTCGTTGGCGGGACCGCTGTGCGATGAGCCGATGCAGGGCGTGTGCTTTTTGGTGGAACGCTGGGAATTAGACGTGACGATCGGAGTGGATCTTGCTTCGGTTGCGTCTCACGGACCACTTTCAG GCCAAATCATGTCCGCCGTTAAGGAAGGATGTAAGAAGGCTTTCCAAAATCAGCCGCAACGGCTCGTTCACCCAATGTACAGCTGTAACATAACAGTGAACTCGGATGTGCTTG GAAAACTGTACGCCGTGATAGGGCGACGGCACGGGCGCATCCAGTCGGCGGATCTGATCGAGGGCAGCGGCCAGTTCGACGTGACCGCCGTCATACCGGTGATCGAGTCGTTTAACTTCGCAACCGAAATACGCAAGCAAACGTCCGGCCTGGCGATGCCGCAGCTCGTCTTCAGCCACTGGGAGACGGTCGAGATCGATCCGCACTGGGTACCGTCGACCGAGGAGGAGTACCTGCAGTACGGCGAGAAGGCCGACTTTACGAACGTGGCCCGCGTCTACATGGACGCGATACGCGAACGGAAGGGTTTGCCGGTGGAGAAGAAGCTGGTCGAGTTTGCGGAAAAGCAGCGGACGCTATcgaaaaataagtaa
- the LOC120953616 gene encoding uncharacterized protein LOC120953616, giving the protein MASRQESLQNRGTLGAGRLLVVALLVAACFVGSGLASLNCKICHSIGNYEECLRSPSAPCTASLVNTSHLFLSSSNPTLRNVSYPGPVPEFQCFQVNYTVGVMWHYQMGCTYATTKICEGWKTASKCLTTRSNVMGVPGRVKVPLRADYNPNGPPIQIHPHPNGAAAAVPVQRSSKSVASGRSAIECLFLSLVFGWVATTLLRY; this is encoded by the exons ATGGCTTCCAGACAAGAGTCTCTCCAAAACCGTGGTACGTTAGGCGCTGGGCGCCTCCTCGTGGTGGCGCTGCTCGTGGCAGCATGCTTCGTTGGCAGTG GATTGGCATCACTGAACTGTAAAATATGTCACTCGATCGGAAACTACGAGGAGTGTCTGCGCAGCCCGTCCGCCCCGTGCACGGCCTCGCTCGTCAACACGTCCCACCTGTTCCTGTCGTCCTCCAATCCGACCCTGCGCAACGTATCGTACCCGGGCCCAGTGCCGGAGTTCCAGTGCTTCCAGGTGAACTACACGGTCGGCGTGATGTGGCACTACCAGATGGGCTGTACGTACGCGACGACCAAAATCTGTGAGGGATGGAAAACGGCTAGCAAGTGTCTTACGACTCGCTCGAACGTCATGGGCGTACCGGGACGGGTGAAG GTGCCACTGCGGGCCGATTATAACCCGAACGGGCCACCGATACAGATCcatccgcacccgaacggtgcCGCTGCGGCCGTACCAGTGCAGCGCAGCAGCAAGTCGGTCGCTTCCGGACGAAGTGCCATCGAATGTTTGTTCCTTTCGCTGGTGTTCGGTTGGGTGGCAACAACGCTGCTAAGATACTGA
- the LOC120953615 gene encoding tyrosine--tRNA ligase, cytoplasmic yields the protein MASTLTPEEKEHLITRNLQEVLGQDNLRAVLKERDLKIYWGTATTGKPHIAYFVPMSKVADFLKAGCEVTILFADLHAYLDNMKAPWSLLKERTKYYEAVIKAMLTSLGVPLDKLKFVCGTDYQLSKEYTLDVYRLSSVVTQHDAKKAGAEVVKQVEHPLMSGILYPGLQALDEEYLKVDAQFGGVDQRKIFTFAEKYLPQLGYAKRIHLMNPMIPGLAGGKMSSSEEDSKIDLLDSAAKVKSKIKKAFCEPGNIEDNGLLKFVKHVVYPMFKEGEAFTVHRKPDFGGDLVFAEYEQLEACFAAQELHPGDLKAAVEVYINRLLEPIRKSFDTDYYRELTERAYPAPVKVQAGKQAGGGKAQPAAAAGTNAAATVGENTPDKLELKVGQIMDAVKHPDADSLCVLTVDIGGGERKAIVSNLMAHYTLEQLRDRFVVVLTNMKASKIRGVESEGLVLYAAGAEKCEALAVPEGSKVGERIIVEGFDNTGNPVPALNPKKKVWDKIQAELHTGTDGQALWKEFSLMTLNGDRVTSTLAGCSIK from the exons ATGGCTTCCACACTAACGCCGGAGGAGAAGGAGCATCTCATCACCCGCAACCTGCAGGAGGTGCTGGGCCAGGATAATCTTCGCGCAGTTCTGAAGGAGCGCGATCTTAAGATATACTGGGGTACGGCCACGACTGGCAAACCACACATCGCTTACTTTGTCCCCATGTCCAAGGTGGCCGACTTTTTGAAAGCCGGCTGTGAG GTAACGATCCTGTTTGCAGATCTGCACGCCTATCTGGACAACATGAAGGCGCCGTGGTCGCTGCTCAAGGAACGCACCAAGTACTACGAGGCGGTTATCAAGGCGATGCTTACCTCGCTCGGAGTGCCGCTGGACAAGCTGAAGTTCGTGTGCGGCACGGACTATCAGCTGTCGAAGGAGTACACGCTGGATGTGTACCGGTTGTCCTCGGTCGTGACGCAGCACGACGCCAAGAAGGCGGGAGCGGAGGTGGTGAAGCAGGTGGAGCATCCGCTGATGTCGGGCATCCTGTACCCGGGCCTGCAGGCGCTGGACGAGGAGTATCTGAAGGTGGACGCCCAGTTCGGTGGGGTGGATCAGCGTAAAATTTTCACCTTCGCCGAGAAATACCTGCCGCAGCTGGGTTACGCCAAGCGTATTCATCTTATGAATCCGATGATCCCGGGACTGGCCGGCGGCAAGATGTCGTCCAGTGAGGAGGACTCAAAAATCGACCTGCTCGACAGTGCGGCGAAGGTGAAGAGCAAGATCAAGAAAGCGTTCTGTGAGCCGGGCAATATTGAGGACAATGGGCTGCTAAAGTTCGTGAAGCACGTCGTGTATCCGATGTTCAAGGAGGGCGAAGCTTTCACGGTCCACCGCAAACCGGACTTTGGTGGTGATCTCGTGTTTGCCGAGTACGAACAGCTGGAGGCTTGCTTTGCCGCCCAGGAGCTGCACCCGGGCGACTTGAAGGCAGCCGTCGAAGTGTACATCAACCGGCTGCTGGAACCGATCCGCAAGTCGTTCGACACGGATTACTACCGCGAGCTGACCGAACGCGCCTATCCGGCACCGGTGAAGGTGCAGGCAGGAAAGCAGGCCGGTGGTGGTAAAgcgcaaccagcagcagcagcaggcacaaATGCTGCTGCGACGGTCGGTGAAAATACGCCCGACAAGCTGGAGCTGAAGGTCGGCCAGATCATGGACGCTGTGAAGCATCCGGACGCCGACAGTCTCTGCGTGCTAACGGTGGatattggtggtggtgagcggAAGGCGATCGTGAGCAATTTGATGGCTCACTACACGCTAGAGCAGCTGCGCGACCGGTTCGTGGTGGTGCTGACCAACATGAAGGCATCGAAAATTCGCGGCGTTGAGAGCGAAGGCTTGGTGCTGTATGCGGCAGGAGCGGAAAAGTGTGAAGCTTTGGCCGTACCGGAGGGTTCGAAGGTGGGCGAACGCATCATTGTGGAAGGGTTCGACAATACGGGCAACCCGGTCCCGGCGCTGAACCCGAAGAAGAAGGTGTGGGACAAGATTCAGGCGGAGCTGCACACCGGCACGGACGGACAGGCCCTGTGGAAGGAGTTTTCGCTGATGACGCTGAACGGGGATCGGGTAACGAGCACGCTGGCAGGATGTAGCATCAAGTAG
- the LOC120961031 gene encoding TNF receptor-associated factor 3, protein MSRPVKREVSAEENCLQSAAKADDGVLEARYECPICYCWLNEPILTKCGHRFCRKCITDWLNEKNSNCPLDNEPLDIKCDIFPDNCTRREISQIKKPCPNSMRGCGEQLSPTDIDTHLRQCPFSMSRQSQPCPFARVKCKFVAPDEAAMSAHIASDCQQHLQLLLETYTGSSDRYKFWDPPAKNSVPEMSTNELVRSMYERIVILEQEVHILGIKLSKQEIQLTKINQEVDPRYSGGVLLWKLDDFSNKIESMVANSNCMFYSSEAYTSPHGYKFCARINVSPRTKDSIGLHVHLMQSENDYHLEWPFKGRIKITLLNVRSPELSQHDTIMSKPEILAFHRPNQDISPRGFGFLEFAKIKDILAKFADNNTVVIKIQMNIV, encoded by the exons ATGAGTAGACCCGTGAAAAGAGAAGTATCCGCCGAGGAAAACTGTTTACAG AGTGCCGCTAAAGCTGACGATGGCGTCCTTGAAGCGCGGTATGAGTGCCCCATCTGCTACTGCTGGCTGAACGAGCCCATCCTCACGAAATGTGGCCATCGGTTCTGTCGGAAGTGCATTACGGATTGGTTGAA TGAGAAAAACTCCAACTGCCCGCTGGACAACGAGCCGCTCGACATCAAGTGTGACATTTTTCCGGACAATTGCACGCGCCGTGAGATATCGCAAATCAAAAAACCGTGCCCGAACTCGATGCGTGGCTGCGGCGAGCAGCTTTCACCCACCGACATCGATACGCATCTGCGGCAGTGTCCGTTCTCCATGTCTCGGCAAAGTCAACCGTGCCCGTTCGCCCGGGTAAAGTGCAAGTTTGTTGCTCCGGATGAAGCTGCGATGAGCGCCCACATTGCGTCAGACTGTCAGCAGCACTTACAG CTACTGCTTGAGACGTACACGGGAAGCAGTGATCGGTATAAATTTTGGGATCCACCGGCCAAAAACAGTGTGCCGGAGATGAGCACCAACGAGCTGGTTCGCTCGATGTACGAACGCATCGTCATACTGGAGCAGGAGGTACACATACTTGGCATCAAGCTGTCGAAGCAGGAGATTCAGCTGACCAAAATCAACCAGGAGGTCGATCCGCGGTACAGCGGGGGCGTGCTGCTCTGGAAGCTGGACGATTTCTCAAACAAAATCGAGTCGATGGTAGCAAACAGTAACTGTATGTTTTACAGCAGCGAAGCGTACACCTCGCCGCACGGGTACAAGTTTTGCGCCCGCATCAACGTGTCGCCACGCACGAAGGATTCGATCGGGCTGCACGTCCATCTGATGCAGTCGGAGAACGATTACCATCTCGAGTGGCCGTTCAAGGGACGCATCAAGATAACGCTGCTGAACGTGCGGTCGCCGGAACTGTCGCAGCACGACACGATCATGTCGAAGCCGGAGATACTTGCGTTCCACCGCCCGAACCAGGACATCAGTCCGCGCGGGTTTGGCTTTTTGGAGTTTGCCAAAATTAAGGACATTTTGGCCAAATTTGCCGACAATAATACGGTGGTGATCAAGATACAGATGAACATTGTGTAG
- the LOC120953612 gene encoding pre-rRNA 2'-O-ribose RNA methyltransferase FTSJ3 gives MGKKAKVGKDRRDKFYKLAKESGYRSRAAFKLIQLNRRFGFLQQSQVCLDLCAAPGGWMQVAKQNMPVSSIVIGVDLYPIKNVPGCISLIGDITSDKTKADLAKELKTWKVDVVLNDGAPNVGKNWLHDAYQQVCLTLSAVKLATQFLRPGGWFITKVFRSKDYNALIWVLKQLFRKVHATKPSASRKESAEIFVVCQYYKAPDKIDPRFLDSKYVFEELDIQSKDISSNNILKELERKTPKKPKVEGYDSTDVRKIITALEYMQSDKPLALLSRVTEITFTKADEAIANHPRTTTELKECCKDIKILGRKDIKELLRWHKLLSPEFTEAGEDKADDKKKKGEGEDGAKDDDDDETDVDEEIVELKQIEKEIATLQKEEERSSKRMRKKTNKERAKLNEKLSLKMVIKGDAGPTEQGEDMVFSLKDVGTRQQLESILDQAPDIVVEDKSDDEGAEDGEYVRYDRETKGDLFEDDKLLSTQRADSDSEIDSDFDEKGLAMESDDEELSFEEDEDMKDPSDDEDRNPLITDLDYRSKVDKRLHRAQLWYEQEAFKKHNLQPNDEEVVDYDLDKMIEAYKKAGVTVLGTEGADKGKESEPLGKKARRRSKHDVNKLDGDESSDSSSSSEDEDEPQNAQAVGTMVHKTIEKVGGDSEGGFEIVSSEKVRKPKKIKLSEEELALGQMIISGKKTRRDIIDAAFNRYMFNDTNLPDWFVADELKTMQRHLPVPEDVVEKYRKSKDEFNVRTIKKVMEAKARKKRHATKRLEKIKKKAETIMENVDNTNQEKIRLLKKLYKKADAKKKDVTYVVAKKTGVSGKKVRRPKGVEGRFKVVDPRMKKDRRAEMAKDKRSKKHGKGRGKPAAGGKGKGRGGNAKAKAGGSRKK, from the exons ATGGGTAAAAAGGCAAAAGTAGGAAAGGATCGGCGGGATAAGTTCTACAAGCTCGCCAAAGAGTCCGGGTACCGGTCGCGTGCCGCATTCAAGTTGATTCAGCTGAACCGACGCTTCGGATTCTTGCAGCAGTCGCAAGTATGTCTCGATCTGTGTGCCGCTCCCGGCGGTTGGATGCAGGtggcaaagcaaaacatgccCGTCTCGAGCATCGTGATCGGTGTGGATCTGTACCCGATCAAGAACGTGCCGGGCTGTATCAGCCTGATCGGCGACATTACGAGCGACAAAACGAAGGCCGATCTGGCAAAGGAGCTGAAGACGTGGAAAGTGGACGTCGTGCTGAACGATGGTGCACCGAATGTGGGTAAAAACTGGCTGCACGATGCTTACCAGCAGGTCTGTCTGACGCTTAGCGCCGTCAAGCTGGCCACGCAGTTCTTGCGACCGGGCGGATGGTTCATCACGAAGGTGTtccgctcgaaggactacaACGCGCTGATCTGGGTGCTGAAGCAGCTGTTCCGCAAGGTGCATGCGACCAAACCGTCCGCTTCGCGTAAGGAGTCGGCCGAAATCTTCGTCGTCTGCCAGTACTACAAGGCGCCGGACAAGATTGATCCACGCTTTTTGGACTCGAAGTATGTGTTCGAGGAGCTGGACATCCAGTCGAAGGACATTTCATCGAACAACATTCTGAAGGAATTGGAGCGCAAAACGCCCAAAAAACCGAAGGTGGAAGGTTACGACAGCACGGACGTGCGTAAGATTATAACCGCGCTGGAGTACATGCAGAGCGACAAGCCGCTGGCCCTGTTGAGCCGCGTGACAGAAATTACCTTCACCAAGGCGGACGAAGCAATTGCAAACCACCCGCGCACCACGACGGAGCTGAAGGAATGCTGCAAGGATATAAAGATCCTGGGCCGTAAGGATATCAAGGAACTGTTGCGCTGGCACAAGCTGCTCAGCCCGGAGTTTACGGAGGCTGGCGAGGACAAAGCGGAcgataagaaaaagaagggtGAAGGCGAGGATGGAGCgaaggacgacgacgacgacgaaacgGATGTGGACGAGGAGATTGTGGAGTTGAAGCAGATTGAGAAGGAGATTGCGACCCTGCAGAAGGAGGAAGAGCGCAGCTCGAAGCGAATGCGCAAGAAGACCAACAAAGAGCGGGCAAAGCTGAACGAGAAACTGAGCCTGAAGATGGTCATCAAGGGCGATGCCGGCCCGACCGAGCAGGGTGAGGATATGGTGTTTTCGCTGAAGGACGTCGGCACCAGGCAGCAGCTGGAGAGCATCCTCGACCAGGCGCCAGACATTGTGGTAGAAGATAAGTCGGACGATGAGGGTGCCGAGGATGGCGAGTACGTGCGGTACGATCGCGAGACGAAGGGTGATCTGTTCGAGGATGATAAGCTGCTTTCCACCCAGCGAGCCGATAGCGATTCCGAGATAGATTCGGACTTCGACGAGAAGGGTCTTGCGATGGAATCGGACGACGAGGAGCTGAGCTTCGAGGAGGACGAAGATATGAAGGATCCGTCCGACGATGAGGACCGCAATCCGCTGATCACGGATCTGGACTACCGCAGCAAGGTGGACAAGCGGCTGCACCGGGCACAGCTGTGGTACGAGCAGGAAGCGTTCAAAAAGCACAACCTCCAACCGAACGACGAGGAGGTGGTGGATTACGATCTGGACAAGATGATCGAGGCGTACAAGAAGGCGGGCGTGACGGTGCTTGGTACGGAGGGCGCCGATAAGGGCAAGGAGTCGGAACCGCTGGGAAAGAAGGCCCGCCGCCGGTCCAAGCATGATGTGAACAAGCTGGACGGCGACGAGTCGAGCGATAGCAGCAGCTCGTCGGAAGATGAGGACGAACCACAGAACGCACAGGCAGTGGGTACGATGGTGCACAAGACGATAGAGAAGGTGGGTGGCGACAGCGAGGGCGGCTTCGAGATTGTGTCCTCCGAGAAGGTGCGCAAGCCGAAGAAGATCAAGCTGAGCGAGGAGGAGCTGGCGCTGGGACAGATGATAATTTCGGGCAAGAAGACGCGCCGCGATATCATCGATGCGGCGTTCAATCGGTACATGTTTAACGATACCAACCTGCCAGACTGGTTCGTTGCGGACGAGCTGAAAACGATGCAGCGCCATCTGCCGGTGCCGGAAGATGTGGTGGAGAAGTACCGCAAGTCGAAGGACGAGTTCAACGTGCGCACGATCAAGAAGGTGATGGAGGCGAAGGCGCGCAAGAAGCGGCACGCGACCAAGCGGCTGGAGAAGATCAAGAAGAAGGCGGAAACGATCATGGAGAACGTGGACAACACCAACCAGGAGAAGATTCGTCTACTGAAGAA GCTCTACAAAAAGGCCGACGCGAAGAAGAAGGATGTGACGTACGTGGTGGCGAAGAAGACGGGCGTTAGCGGCAAGAAGGTGCGCCGACCGAAGGGTGTCGAGGGCCGGTTCAAGGTGGTCGATCCGCGCATGAAGAAGGATCGGCGAGCCGAGATGGCGAAGGATAAGCGTTCGAAAAAACACGGCAAGGGCCGGGGTAAACCTGCTGCCGGTGGTAAGGGCAAGGGCCGAGGCGGCAATGCCAAGGCAAAGGCTGGAGGCAGTCGTAAGaagtaa